One part of the Candidatus Kouleothrix ribensis genome encodes these proteins:
- a CDS encoding peptidoglycan-binding protein, which produces MPPAAPAQALLTFERNLAAKSSGPDVVRLQQRLRELGYFNYPENTGLFGALTAQAVSQFQRAQGLRATGVVDRATVVALNRCGGACAAGRPESGNK; this is translated from the coding sequence GTGCCGCCGGCCGCGCCGGCACAGGCACTGCTGACCTTCGAACGAAACCTGGCAGCCAAGAGCAGTGGCCCCGACGTGGTGCGGCTGCAGCAGCGGCTGCGCGAGCTGGGCTACTTCAACTACCCCGAGAACACCGGGCTGTTTGGCGCACTCACGGCCCAGGCGGTCAGCCAGTTTCAGCGCGCCCAGGGGCTGCGCGCCACCGGCGTTGTCGACCGCGCAACGGTAGTAGCGCTTAACCGGTGTGGCGGCGCATGTGCTGCCGGCCGGCCCGAGAGCGGGAATAAGTGA
- a CDS encoding alkaline phosphatase family protein, producing MTRAYRWLALLLGLAGLLGLPAAAARAAAPTPATPIEHFVVLMQEGHSFDNYFGSYPGAAGPPPDTCVPIDLSRPAVASCIRPYPIGDSSVEKLSHTGRIFDLQYNGGAMNGFVDALRRRNQDGATAMGYYTAADLPFYWNIADEYVLFDRFFSSAARGNLWNRMYWISATPGSPHNQVPAGGYGNVRTIFDALEQRGVPWKIYIENYRPAQTYRAMPAGGKLPAQVARMPLLAFPRFVDDPRLFGHIVDIDQYFEDLRAGTLPAVAYIVPSNASEQPPSSPQIGQRFARGLLNALMQSTAWPRSAFVLTYDDWGGWYDHVAPPQVDAYGYGFRVPALLISPYARRGAVDHTTLDYTSLLKFIEANYGLAPLAARDARANNLLGAFDFAQAPRPPRFITNERATALVAAPRREIIYIFYSAAIMLAGLVIIAAVLVAGRRPVPTQPPRRRPVDGVR from the coding sequence ATGACGCGCGCCTACCGCTGGCTCGCGCTGTTGCTGGGCCTGGCCGGGCTGCTGGGCCTGCCGGCAGCTGCGGCTCGGGCCGCAGCCCCCACGCCGGCGACGCCGATCGAGCACTTTGTGGTGCTGATGCAGGAGGGCCACAGCTTCGACAACTATTTCGGCAGCTACCCCGGCGCTGCTGGCCCGCCGCCCGACACATGCGTGCCGATCGATCTGAGCCGGCCAGCCGTGGCATCATGCATTCGCCCCTACCCAATCGGCGACAGCTCGGTCGAGAAGCTTAGCCACACCGGCCGGATCTTCGACCTTCAGTACAACGGCGGCGCCATGAATGGGTTTGTCGATGCGCTGCGCCGCCGTAACCAGGATGGCGCGACCGCGATGGGCTACTACACGGCGGCCGATCTGCCGTTCTACTGGAATATTGCCGACGAGTATGTGCTGTTCGATCGCTTCTTCAGCTCGGCGGCGCGCGGCAACCTGTGGAACCGCATGTACTGGATCAGCGCCACGCCGGGCAGCCCGCACAACCAGGTGCCGGCCGGCGGCTACGGCAATGTGCGCACGATCTTCGATGCGCTCGAGCAGCGCGGCGTGCCGTGGAAGATCTATATCGAGAACTATCGCCCGGCGCAGACCTACCGCGCGATGCCGGCCGGCGGCAAGCTGCCGGCCCAGGTGGCGCGCATGCCGCTGCTGGCCTTCCCGCGCTTTGTCGACGACCCGCGCCTGTTCGGGCATATCGTCGATATCGACCAGTATTTCGAGGATCTGCGCGCCGGGACGCTGCCGGCGGTGGCCTATATTGTGCCGTCGAACGCCAGCGAGCAGCCGCCCAGCAGCCCGCAGATCGGCCAGCGCTTCGCGCGCGGGCTGCTCAACGCGCTGATGCAGAGCACGGCCTGGCCGCGCTCGGCATTCGTGCTGACCTACGACGACTGGGGCGGCTGGTACGATCATGTCGCGCCGCCGCAGGTCGATGCCTACGGCTACGGCTTTCGGGTGCCGGCGCTGCTGATCAGCCCATACGCCCGGCGTGGCGCGGTCGACCATACCACGCTCGATTACACCTCGCTGCTGAAGTTCATCGAGGCGAACTATGGCCTGGCCCCGCTGGCCGCGCGCGACGCGCGCGCGAACAACCTGCTGGGCGCGTTCGATTTTGCCCAGGCGCCACGCCCGCCGCGCTTCATCACCAACGAGCGCGCCACCGCGCTGGTGGCCGCGCCGCGCCGCGAGATCATCTATATCTTTTACAGCGCGGCGATTATGCTGGCCGGCCTGGTGATCATCGCGGCCGTACTGGTGGCCGGGCGTAGGCCTGTGCCAACCCAGCCGCCCCGGCGCCGGCCGGTGGATGGTGTGCGATGA
- a CDS encoding glycosyltransferase family 39 protein, translating into MAKNYPAKRLRWPLAPAASGRATALPRGAQIAAWLAWLAANRRSMLSRALLLGAVALGTLLRLWALNRLGYNSDEAVYAGQGAAIAAAPIYKDIFPIFRAHPLLFQFVLAISFRFFGVSDLQGRLIAVLAGVATIYVIYQLGTLLYGRKVGLLAALLLAAMPYHVIVTRQVLLDGPMVLFATLTLYLLARFATTQHPAWLYAVGAGMGLTFLTKETGVVLLGAIYAFLSLSPAIRVRIRDLVGSMVCMVCIIAPHFIALSLVGRTKTAQQFVLWQLFRRPNHAADFYLTTVPPAIGPLVIVAALVGLWLLRRRRSWREPLLLAWVLVPTVFFQLWPVKGFQYLLPAAPALALLAARALLHQAPPAPGQPHRRQLTALPGRAGQVWRAAAGTAARVRDHHWLAALRRAWPLPGAWLRPLAIVLVFGSLLLASWGQINMVITDQFFAGTGGIPGGRAAGEWVRDNVPQGARLVAIGPSMANIIQFYGHRRTYGLSVSSNPLHRNPVYEAVLNPDRRIREGELQYFVYDVFSEARTQHFSDSLMRYVRRYHGRVVHTESVPVTGADGTIVLKPIIVIYEVRP; encoded by the coding sequence ATGGCAAAAAACTACCCAGCAAAACGGTTGCGCTGGCCACTCGCCCCGGCAGCGAGTGGCCGTGCCACCGCGCTGCCACGCGGCGCGCAGATCGCCGCGTGGCTGGCCTGGCTGGCGGCCAACAGGCGCAGCATGCTCAGCCGCGCGCTGCTGCTGGGCGCGGTGGCGCTTGGCACATTGCTACGGCTGTGGGCGCTCAACCGGCTGGGCTACAACAGCGACGAAGCCGTGTATGCTGGCCAGGGCGCGGCGATTGCGGCCGCCCCAATCTACAAAGACATCTTCCCGATCTTCCGCGCACACCCGCTGCTGTTCCAGTTCGTGCTGGCGATCAGCTTTCGGTTCTTTGGCGTCAGCGATCTGCAAGGGCGCCTGATCGCCGTGCTGGCCGGCGTGGCTACGATCTATGTGATCTACCAGCTCGGCACGCTGCTGTACGGCCGCAAGGTCGGGCTGCTGGCCGCGCTGCTGCTGGCGGCCATGCCCTACCACGTGATCGTCACGCGCCAGGTGCTGCTCGACGGGCCGATGGTGCTGTTCGCGACGCTGACGCTGTATCTGCTGGCGCGGTTTGCCACCACCCAGCACCCGGCCTGGCTCTACGCCGTTGGCGCCGGCATGGGCCTGACATTCCTGACCAAAGAGACCGGCGTGGTGCTGCTGGGCGCGATCTACGCGTTTCTGTCGCTCAGCCCGGCCATCCGCGTGCGCATCCGCGACCTGGTCGGTTCGATGGTCTGTATGGTCTGCATTATCGCGCCGCACTTCATCGCCCTATCGCTGGTGGGCCGCACCAAGACGGCCCAGCAGTTTGTGCTGTGGCAGCTGTTTCGGCGCCCGAACCACGCGGCCGACTTCTACCTTACGACGGTGCCGCCGGCGATCGGGCCGCTGGTGATCGTGGCGGCGCTGGTTGGGCTGTGGCTGCTGCGCCGCCGGCGCAGCTGGCGCGAGCCGCTGCTGCTGGCGTGGGTGCTGGTGCCGACGGTGTTCTTCCAGCTCTGGCCGGTCAAAGGCTTCCAATACCTGCTGCCGGCCGCGCCGGCGCTGGCGCTGCTGGCGGCGCGGGCGCTGCTCCACCAGGCGCCGCCGGCGCCCGGCCAGCCACACCGGCGCCAGCTAACCGCGCTGCCGGGCCGCGCCGGCCAGGTGTGGCGCGCGGCCGCCGGCACTGCGGCGCGCGTGCGCGATCACCACTGGCTGGCTGCGCTGCGGCGCGCCTGGCCGCTACCCGGCGCGTGGCTGCGGCCGCTGGCGATCGTGCTGGTGTTCGGGTCGCTGCTGCTGGCGAGCTGGGGCCAGATCAACATGGTGATCACCGACCAGTTCTTCGCCGGCACCGGCGGCATCCCCGGCGGGCGCGCGGCCGGCGAGTGGGTGCGCGACAACGTGCCGCAGGGCGCCCGGCTGGTGGCGATCGGGCCGTCGATGGCCAACATCATTCAGTTCTACGGCCACCGCCGCACCTACGGACTCTCGGTCAGCAGCAACCCGCTGCACCGCAACCCGGTGTACGAGGCGGTGCTGAACCCCGACCGGCGCATTCGCGAGGGCGAGCTGCAGTATTTCGTGTACGACGTGTTCTCTGAGGCGCGCACGCAACACTTCAGCGACTCGCTGATGCGCTATGTGCGGCGCTACCACGGCCGGGTGGTGCATACCGAGTCGGTGCCGGTGACGGGCGCCGACGGCACGATTGTGCTCAAGCCGATTATTGTGATCTACGAGGTGCGGCCATGA
- a CDS encoding glycosyltransferase: MTSSFAPTRLHGYPDIQHYQEAPIGAAMNTGPAPLLSVIVPTRNESGNIPALVARLSAALAEVNASLVFVDDSDDDTVAAIEAARAGSAVPIVLLHRAPGQREGGLGGAVLAGLRAAEGTYVCVMDADLQHPPALVPQMLESLRSSDVDVVIASRYWQAGAARGLNRPRTLASRCAADAARLLFPSQLREVTDPMSGFFLVRKAAIVLDDLHPRGFKILLEILVRNPHVRVAELGFEFGKRHAGTSKASLNEGTRYLAHLAQLRFGKGLLQFLSFLLVGLSGLLVNTLALTLATELLGLHYLVSVVLATEASTLWNFVLTERWVFSAEQQRAGRGWRMLMFFAMNNAALLLRGPMIYLLTDKLAIYYVLSNVISLVALTVLRYTVADKLIWGRAKSRTYAPASHSYDIHGVITVASEVALPELEQFRVVALGERPTIRVHTGVIRSRAASAGPAANGQRHIHYDEGLGVCGFGIDVTLGETIDVLASPILRWSPHVLYTNVVEPILRWTFVEKGYALVHGACISFGEQAYMITARTDTGKTTTILKLLDRQRRTSDSGSFLSDDLTLVTPSGGVLTYPKPMTISHHTVAAINTPQLSRLERLTLPLQSRLHSREGRQFAFWLTNTKLPVATINTIVQLLVPPPKYHVQQLVPHVRVRPQAQLAGLIIIQRGGQGEEQLPAQEGLDMLLANCEDAYGFPPYDVIKTTLHSTRDIDLRAVERTIIGQALQGLPTTLVRSSTMDWAERIPALVQAPQAREVWAPRERAVGAELGTVSLSST; the protein is encoded by the coding sequence ATGACATCGAGCTTTGCCCCTACCCGGCTGCACGGCTACCCCGACATCCAGCATTACCAGGAGGCACCAATCGGTGCCGCCATGAATACCGGCCCGGCGCCACTGCTCTCGGTAATCGTCCCAACCAGGAATGAGTCTGGCAATATTCCCGCGCTGGTCGCGCGCCTGTCGGCGGCATTGGCCGAAGTAAATGCCAGCCTTGTGTTTGTCGACGATAGCGACGACGATACGGTTGCGGCGATCGAGGCGGCGCGCGCCGGCTCGGCCGTGCCGATCGTGCTGCTGCACCGCGCGCCGGGCCAGCGCGAGGGCGGGCTTGGCGGCGCGGTGCTGGCCGGCCTGCGCGCCGCCGAGGGCACATATGTGTGTGTGATGGACGCCGATCTGCAGCACCCGCCCGCGCTGGTGCCGCAGATGCTCGAGTCGTTGCGCAGCAGCGATGTCGATGTTGTGATCGCCAGCCGCTACTGGCAGGCCGGCGCCGCGCGTGGGCTCAACCGCCCGCGCACGCTGGCGTCGCGCTGTGCCGCCGATGCGGCGCGGCTGCTGTTCCCCAGCCAGCTACGCGAGGTGACCGACCCGATGAGCGGGTTCTTCCTGGTGCGCAAGGCGGCGATCGTGCTCGACGACCTGCACCCGCGTGGCTTTAAGATCTTGCTCGAGATCCTGGTGCGCAACCCGCATGTGCGCGTGGCCGAGCTGGGCTTCGAGTTCGGCAAGCGCCACGCCGGCACCAGCAAAGCCTCGCTGAACGAGGGCACGCGCTACCTGGCGCACCTGGCGCAGCTACGTTTCGGCAAGGGCTTGCTCCAGTTCCTGAGCTTCCTGCTGGTCGGCCTGTCGGGGCTGCTGGTCAATACACTGGCGCTGACGCTGGCTACCGAGCTGCTCGGGCTGCACTACCTGGTGTCGGTGGTGCTGGCCACCGAGGCCTCGACGCTATGGAACTTCGTGCTGACCGAGCGCTGGGTGTTCTCAGCCGAGCAGCAGCGCGCCGGGCGCGGCTGGCGCATGCTCATGTTCTTCGCCATGAATAATGCCGCGCTGCTGTTGCGCGGGCCGATGATCTACCTGCTGACCGACAAGCTCGCGATCTACTATGTGCTCTCGAACGTGATCTCGCTGGTGGCGCTGACGGTCTTGCGCTACACGGTGGCCGATAAGCTGATCTGGGGCCGCGCCAAGTCGCGCACCTATGCGCCGGCCTCGCACAGCTACGATATCCACGGCGTGATTACAGTCGCGTCGGAAGTGGCGCTGCCCGAGCTCGAGCAGTTTCGCGTCGTGGCGCTCGGCGAGCGACCGACCATCCGCGTGCATACCGGCGTGATCCGATCGCGCGCGGCCAGCGCCGGGCCGGCTGCCAATGGCCAGCGCCATATTCACTACGACGAAGGCCTGGGCGTATGTGGCTTTGGCATCGACGTGACCCTGGGCGAGACGATCGATGTGCTGGCCTCGCCGATCTTGCGCTGGTCGCCACACGTGCTCTACACCAATGTGGTCGAGCCGATCCTGCGCTGGACGTTCGTCGAGAAGGGCTATGCGCTGGTGCATGGCGCCTGCATCAGCTTTGGCGAGCAGGCCTATATGATCACCGCGCGCACCGACACCGGCAAGACCACCACCATTCTGAAGCTGCTCGACCGGCAGCGCCGCACCAGCGACAGCGGCTCGTTCCTGTCGGACGACCTGACGCTGGTGACGCCTAGCGGCGGTGTGCTGACCTACCCCAAGCCCATGACGATCAGCCATCATACCGTGGCGGCGATCAATACCCCGCAGCTCTCGCGGCTCGAGCGGCTAACGCTGCCGCTGCAGAGCCGGCTGCACTCGCGCGAGGGCCGGCAGTTCGCGTTCTGGCTGACGAATACCAAGCTGCCGGTGGCGACGATCAATACGATCGTGCAGCTGCTGGTGCCGCCGCCGAAGTACCACGTGCAGCAGCTGGTGCCGCATGTGCGCGTGCGCCCGCAGGCGCAGCTGGCCGGCCTGATCATCATTCAGCGCGGCGGCCAGGGCGAAGAGCAGCTGCCCGCACAAGAGGGCCTCGATATGCTGCTGGCCAACTGCGAGGATGCCTATGGGTTCCCGCCCTACGATGTGATCAAGACCACGCTGCACAGCACGCGCGATATCGACCTGCGCGCGGTCGAGCGTACGATCATTGGGCAGGCGCTGCAGGGCCTGCCCACCACACTGGTGCGCAGCAGCACCATGGACTGGGCCGAGCGCATCCCGGCGCTGGTGCAGGCGCCGCAGGCCCGCGAGGTGTGGGCGCCGCGCGAGCGCGCCGTCGGCGCTGAGCTGGGCACGGTGAGCCTTAGCTCAACATAA
- a CDS encoding glycosyltransferase family 4 protein, whose product MRILMLSKALVVGAYQKKAEELAALPGVELTVAVPPVWREPGALAQPIERRFTRGYRLVELPIWLNGRHHLHFYPGISRLVAAVRPDVLHIDEESFNFATYQAMRAGVRYGARCCFYNWANIERRYPPPFGWFEQYNFRHAAHAIAGVYEAAAIIRRHGYSGPISILPQVGVDPQLFSPAADQQPGTGGQVGTSGPPVSASGASFVVGYLGRLVPQKGLLDLVEALVRLPERVRVRLIGAGVQRPVLLARAAELGVGARLELIDWTADVPGELRRLDALALPSRTTRSWKEQFGRVLPEAMSCGLPVIGSSSGEIPNVVGDAGLIFPEGDVPALAAAIERLAANPALCAELGRRGRARVLANYTQAALARKYYDVYRQMLQ is encoded by the coding sequence ATGCGTATACTCATGCTCTCAAAGGCGCTGGTGGTCGGCGCATATCAGAAGAAGGCCGAAGAACTCGCGGCGCTGCCGGGGGTCGAGCTGACTGTGGCGGTGCCGCCGGTGTGGCGTGAGCCGGGCGCGCTCGCGCAGCCGATCGAGCGGCGCTTCACACGCGGCTACCGGCTAGTCGAGCTGCCGATCTGGCTGAACGGCCGGCACCACCTGCATTTCTACCCAGGCATCAGCCGGCTGGTGGCGGCAGTGCGCCCCGATGTGCTGCATATCGACGAAGAGTCGTTCAACTTCGCGACCTACCAGGCCATGCGCGCGGGTGTGCGCTACGGCGCGCGCTGCTGCTTTTACAACTGGGCCAATATCGAGCGGCGCTACCCGCCGCCGTTCGGCTGGTTCGAGCAGTATAATTTTCGCCATGCCGCGCACGCGATTGCCGGTGTGTACGAGGCCGCCGCGATCATCCGCCGCCACGGCTACAGCGGGCCAATCAGCATCCTGCCGCAGGTTGGCGTCGACCCCCAGCTCTTTTCGCCGGCCGCAGACCAACAACCAGGAACCGGGGGCCAGGTGGGCACGAGCGGCCCGCCGGTCTCGGCTTCTGGTGCATCCTTCGTGGTGGGCTACCTCGGCCGGCTGGTGCCGCAGAAGGGCCTGCTCGACCTGGTGGAGGCGCTGGTGCGGCTGCCCGAGCGCGTGCGGGTGCGGCTGATCGGCGCGGGCGTGCAGCGGCCGGTGCTGCTGGCGCGCGCGGCCGAGCTGGGCGTAGGCGCGCGGCTCGAGCTGATCGACTGGACCGCCGATGTGCCGGGCGAGCTGCGCCGGCTCGACGCGCTGGCGCTGCCTTCGCGCACCACCCGCAGCTGGAAAGAGCAGTTCGGCCGCGTGCTGCCCGAGGCGATGAGCTGCGGCCTGCCGGTGATTGGCTCGTCGTCGGGCGAGATCCCGAATGTGGTTGGCGACGCCGGCCTGATCTTCCCCGAGGGCGATGTGCCGGCGCTGGCTGCGGCGATCGAGCGGCTGGCTGCCAACCCGGCGCTGTGTGCCGAGCTGGGCCGGCGCGGCCGTGCGCGTGTGCTGGCCAACTACACCCAGGCCGCACTGGCGCGTAAATACTATGATGTGTATCGGCAGATGCTGCAATGA
- a CDS encoding glycosyltransferase family 4 protein produces MRIAINAMFWGQPNVGSGQYLRGLLAGLARARPEHEYLLLVPAHPDDPAAYRHAGEPGRDRSASMPAGVSRYYLPTPFDGRSANMAKLWFEQVGVPLAAARQRADLLHVPYFAPPLVSAVPVVASVLDIIPLRLPEYRGGAAVRGYMRLVALAARRARQLIAISQHSRGDMIDRLGCAPSRVTAIPLAAGAQYRPLDRAQAAAQVAARYGLRGPFVYYVGGLDARKNLPLLLRAWAALRRAGGPPGTLVIAGRALGGDARLFPDIDALIGELGIGSSVARVDVPHADNPWLYNAATVFAFPSRYEGFGLPPLEAMACGTPVVASAASSLPEVLGDAALLAGPDDLPAWVAALWRLLADAELRAELRTRGLARAAGFSYDRVAHATLAVYARAARG; encoded by the coding sequence ATGCGCATCGCAATCAACGCTATGTTCTGGGGCCAGCCGAATGTCGGCAGCGGGCAGTACCTGCGCGGGCTGCTCGCGGGCCTGGCGCGTGCCAGGCCTGAGCATGAGTACCTGCTGCTGGTGCCGGCCCACCCAGACGATCCAGCCGCCTACCGGCACGCAGGCGAGCCTGGTCGTGATCGCTCGGCCAGTATGCCTGCGGGTGTCTCGCGCTATTATCTGCCGACGCCATTCGATGGCCGTAGCGCGAACATGGCCAAGCTGTGGTTCGAGCAGGTGGGTGTGCCGCTGGCGGCCGCGCGGCAGCGCGCCGACCTGCTGCACGTGCCGTACTTCGCGCCGCCGCTGGTGTCGGCAGTGCCGGTGGTGGCCAGCGTGCTCGACATCATCCCGCTGCGGCTGCCCGAGTATCGCGGCGGCGCGGCGGTGCGCGGGTACATGCGGCTGGTGGCGCTGGCGGCCCGGCGCGCGCGCCAGCTGATCGCGATCTCGCAGCACTCGCGCGGCGACATGATCGACCGCTTGGGATGCGCGCCCAGCCGCGTTACGGCCATCCCGCTGGCGGCCGGCGCGCAATACCGGCCGCTCGATCGCGCGCAGGCGGCCGCGCAGGTGGCCGCGCGCTATGGCCTGCGCGGGCCGTTTGTCTACTATGTGGGCGGCCTCGATGCGCGCAAGAACCTGCCGTTGCTGCTGCGGGCCTGGGCCGCGCTGCGCCGGGCCGGCGGCCCGCCGGGCACGCTGGTGATCGCCGGGCGTGCGCTCGGCGGCGACGCACGGCTGTTCCCCGATATCGACGCGCTGATCGGCGAGCTGGGTATTGGCAGCAGCGTGGCGCGGGTCGATGTGCCGCATGCCGATAACCCATGGCTGTACAATGCCGCCACAGTTTTCGCGTTCCCGTCGCGCTACGAGGGCTTCGGGCTGCCGCCGCTCGAGGCTATGGCCTGCGGCACGCCGGTGGTAGCATCGGCCGCCAGCAGCCTGCCCGAGGTGCTGGGCGACGCGGCGCTGCTGGCCGGCCCCGACGACCTGCCCGCCTGGGTGGCGGCGCTCTGGCGGCTGCTGGCCGACGCCGAGCTGCGCGCCGAGCTGCGCACGCGTGGGCTGGCGCGCGCCGCCGGCTTCAGCTACGATCGCGTGGCGCACGCGACACTCGCGGTATACGCGCGCGCGGCGCGCGGGTGA
- a CDS encoding TetR/AcrR family transcriptional regulator, translating into MPKGIPLTEAEQLQRRREIAHASVALFLAQGFPETSMREIAAAAGMGKSSLYDYFTTKDDILLFLIEDIAATLTEGARVIAGSNLPPDDCLRQIMEMQLDYLQANDNLFWLLNDEARRLKPESQQRLHMQRYVFQDLVASIIQAGIAQGSFRPVNPLNAARLLTNSLFTVLYTSRPTGSAEAMLSETVDIFLRGMRP; encoded by the coding sequence ATGCCCAAAGGAATCCCATTAACCGAGGCGGAGCAGCTGCAGCGCCGGCGCGAGATCGCGCACGCCTCGGTCGCCCTGTTTCTAGCGCAAGGCTTCCCTGAGACCTCGATGCGTGAGATTGCCGCAGCCGCCGGGATGGGCAAGTCGAGCCTGTACGACTATTTCACGACCAAGGACGACATTCTGCTGTTCCTGATCGAAGATATAGCGGCCACGCTCACCGAGGGCGCCAGGGTGATCGCCGGGTCGAACCTGCCGCCCGACGACTGCCTGAGGCAGATCATGGAGATGCAGCTTGACTACCTGCAGGCCAACGACAACCTGTTCTGGCTGCTGAACGACGAGGCGCGGCGCCTGAAGCCCGAGAGCCAGCAGCGCCTGCACATGCAGCGCTACGTGTTCCAGGATCTGGTAGCGTCAATTATCCAGGCAGGTATCGCGCAGGGTAGCTTTCGCCCGGTCAATCCGCTCAACGCAGCCCGCCTACTCACCAATTCCTTGTTCACAGTGCTCTACACCTCGCGCCCGACCGGCAGCGCCGAGGCGATGCTAAGCGAAACGGTTGATATCTTTCTGCGGGGCATGCGGCCCTGA